The DNA sequence TGTGAGCCTCACTACAAATCCAGGGTGGTCTGGTCAAGGTTTCGCTCTCAGGACTGGCCGGACAACCCGTACGAAGCTGCTCGAGTCTTCATCCCTCGCGCTCACCGCTTTTACTACAAGTCTAATGAGTTCCACGAGGACATCCGCTATGCTCTGTGCTTCCTGGAGAACTGCTCTATGATGGAGGTCCCCCAGGATCTGATCCAGAAATCCTGGGTCCTGCGCAACAGCTTCAAGCGCCGGGGTCGCATGCGCGCCAAGAGAAGAGACATGCAGCAAGCGTTGACCGTGTTGATAGACTTGCTGAAATTGCCGCAGATCGCAGAACATGAGGCTGTGGGTCCTGTGCTGCAGAAACTGACTTCTCTCAAGGGCAGTAGTGAGGAGAGCTCTTGCACAATATTGTgagaaaatgctgaagaaaacgAGTGACGGGTTGTCAGAAATTTGTGGAAAAAATAAAGCATATCATTGACCACTAGCCTGTAGGCACTGTGCGTGTCAGAAATTAAACAGCAGTATAGAATGTAGCTTTTGTGCAATATGGTGAGAAAACGCTGGAGAAAAGAGTAACTGATTGTCAGAAGTTTGCAGGTGAATAGGAGTGAAAATGTGACTGCATGTTTGTTCTGGAAAAAGTGCAGAATTGTGTCTGTaactattcttcttcttcttctgcgttcgtgggctgaaactcccacgtacactcgtgttttttgcacgagtggaattttacgtgtatgaccgttttttaccccgccatttaggcagccatacgccgttttcggaggagtcTGTAACTATGATGTTTGTAGAGTTGTGTAATGTATGTATGAGTGTTCAtcgagttgtgtgtgtgtgtgagcatctGTTCACTTGTGCCTGGTTGGAAACAGTCATGCTTCCTGAGTTCCTCAAAACAGCTGAGATTTTTGCTTCAAATATTGTCTGAGAACTGAGCCCTggttttaaacttttttttttaaccagttaAAAAATTCGGTCTTTGTTT is a window from the Littorina saxatilis isolate snail1 linkage group LG10, US_GU_Lsax_2.0, whole genome shotgun sequence genome containing:
- the LOC138979190 gene encoding uncharacterized protein, giving the protein MGQLSSRQELINHELSNPAARDWMCVSLALRDATKALAASMHTWISRMHRRIKRVVPHSDPCTQNCSQRKQDVSFWCPTCLAWQQQILSLCEPHYKSRVVWSRFRSQDWPDNPYEAARVFIPRAHRFYYKSNEFHEDIRYALCFLENCSMMEVPQDLIQKSWVLRNSFKRRGRMRAKRRDMQQALTVLIDLLKLPQIAEHEAVGPVLQKLTSLKGSSEESSCTIL